A single region of the Cyclopterus lumpus isolate fCycLum1 chromosome 16, fCycLum1.pri, whole genome shotgun sequence genome encodes:
- the nphs1 gene encoding nephrin, which produces MDFFSAWIVSPSTLPFLCLIWGTQAQQAFRSEPRNLTVRMGATAVLRCEVLRASGTVQWVKDGLLLGPQRSLPGFPRYSMIGNPKRGQYHLRIEKAQLEDETAYTCQVGQSESSQAIISSTAWVNVLIPPSKPYFEVDMETPWVEGEKYAVTCIAPDTKPVAEISLFKDGVELTGAESSTTPGSKDKLLNTHAEVTVTALSTDNGRQLACHAMSPALFRPVETTMTMSVYFQPQPPVMVGLEREEVKAGRMLVLECVSHGGNPLSSLQWTKNGEVLSITWEADVVAQKSRSVLNLKITPADNQAVLRCESVNVVSLSPLSVSRKITVLFEPAEVTLVGSFTAVEGQDLKLRCYATSSNPPVQIRWWLGYKELNTTDVAMEEGDNGGMTTMSNMTHTVSRKEDGLKLTCEAFNKGTHFSKTQITTLNVYYPPQKVWLDTPPQDVPLRSGTTVRLICFSTGGNPTGTLTWFKNGKAVSDALRQTSFDRGVARELVLVLTASDNMATYRCDATNKAKKTISAHTQLTVHFTAVSMKISTNQEELRRGQMLTLECESGSSNPKASISWSLAALRFQGVEQPPRRAQFGGVSVHSSLSLNLSSRHHKQRVICQAYSQVLAEGANTFFKLNVLYPPEFSPQQPAQVQVVEDDMATIPLLVSANPEEVSCMWLRHREKLVKEGNLRYDWPDENSLVIKNVTRKDAGVYKIKCTNDEGVNQISIMLDVQYAASVKAEKDPVVVNLGETADLICVADANPIISGMFSWKWLGEEEVEMEQETQEDKYGLLTIHDVTRAHAGFYQCTANNGIASPATVDVQLVVQFKPELQKGTQWRKVASRGDGTSTAEVVCRAQGIPRVDFSWEKKGLRMDFANPRYEEWTVREGSFHTSTVRVVNVSAALDYAIFSCTARNSLGEDTLDIQLVSTNHPDPPSLFRQLAVSHDSVTLDWVPGFNGGLWQRFRVRYRWDKSASFLYMDVFPPSATTFTVTGLQPVTTYNLSVNALNAMGESVYADNNAVLTITTKERPDLGEVLTDDDSVSQSPRGLPAYLTVVFTVVFGVLLAFNSLGCFFGLRWKKRRGQTGGRGDSVLGGRKSEQGGSSQSTVSNSNTYESREKINAAAQRTLLVDSGSETDSHVYESYAAESSRYYYPTGDYVPPLNQIPEETRQLGVTHLHVDPHSHLYEDVRDGRPYQDILASPLPSSSTLFDHRLPHQGNEWRLPTYHQAAERVRDVQQPRRDSDLPFELRGELV; this is translated from the exons ATGGACTTCTTTTCAGCATGGATTGTGTCACCTTCCACTCTACCCTTTCTGTGTCTCATCTGGG GCACGCAGGCCCAGCAGGCCTTCAGGTCTGAGCCCAGGAACCTCACTGTGCGGATGGGAGCCACAGCTGTGTTGAGGTGTGAGGTGCTGCGGGCCTCAGGGACTGTGCAGTGGGTGAAAGACGGCCTCCTCCTGGGACCACAGAGAAGCCTGCCAGGCTTTCCGCGCTACAGCATGATTGGAAATCCCAAGAGAG GGCAGTATCATCTTCGGATTGAGAAGGCCCAACTGGAAGATGAAACCGCCTACACATGTCAAGTGGGCCAGTCTGAGAGCAGTCAAGCAATCATTTCCAGTACAGCCTGGGTCAACGTTTTAA TTCCTCCTTCCAAGCCGTACTTTGAGGTGGATATGGAAACACCTTGGGTGGAAGGGGAGAAATACGCCGTCACCTGCATAGCCCCTGACACAAAGCCCGTGGCTGAAATCTCACTATTTAAAG ATGGAGTCGAGCTGACAGGTGCAGAGTCTTCCACCACGCCTGGCTCAAAGGATAAGCTCCTGAACACGCATGCTGAAGTAAC GGTCACCGCTCTGAGCACTGATAACGGGAGGCAGCTGGCCTGTCATGCCATGAGCCCCGCCCTTTTCCGGCCTGTGGAGACCACAATGACCATGAGCGTGTACT TCCAACCTCAGCCTCCAGTTATGGTGggtctggagagagaggaagtcaaAGCGGGGAGAATGCTTGTGTTGGAGTGTGTGTCTCATGGTGGaaaccctctctcctctctccaatGGACCAAG AATGGAGAAGTTCTGTCCATAACCTGGGAAGCAGATGTTGTAGCGCAGAAGTCCAGAAGCGTCCTCAACCTGAAGATCACCCCTGCAGACAACCAGGCAGTGCTGCGctgtgaaagtgtcaatgtggtGTCCCTGTCCCCTCTGTCTGTCAGCCGCAAAATCACTGTGCTCT TTGAGCCCGCAGAGGTGACTCTGGTGGGTTCGTTCACAGCGGTTGAGGGGCAGGATTTGAAGCTGCGCTGCTATGCCACCTCCAGTAATCCGCCTGTCCAGATTCGCTGGTGGCTAGGCTACAAGGAGCTCAACACCACTGATGTAGCTATGGAAGAG GGAGACAATGGTGGGATGACAACCATGTCTAACATGACTCACACGGTCTCCCGGAAGGAGGATGGGCTGAAACTCACCTGTGAGGCTTTCAACAAGGGCACACACTTCTCCAAGACCCAGATCACCACACTTAATGTCTATT ATCCCCCTCAAAAGGTGTGGCTCGACACTCCCCCTCAAGATGTCCCCCTTCGTTCAGGCACCACGGTCCGTCTCATCTGCTTCTCAACTGGTGGGAATCCCACTGGGACTCTGACTTGGTTCAAG AACGGAAAGGCTGTGTCTGATGCACTGAGGCAGACCTCCTTTGATCGAGGTGTGGCTCGAGAactggtcctggtcctgacgGCAAGTGACAACATGGCCACCTACCGCTGCGATGCCACAAATAAGGCAAAGAAGACTATCTCTGCCCACACTCAGCTCACGGTTCACT TTACAGCAGTAAGTATGAAGATTTCAACCAACCAGGAGGAGCTACGTCGGGGCCAGATGTTAACTCTGGAGTGCGAGTCTGGAAGCAGTAACCCCAAGGCCAGCATCTCCTGGAGCTTGGCTGCACTCAG GTTTCAGGGAGTGGAGCAGCCACCCAGGAGAGCTCAGTTTGGTGGCGTATCAGTGCACAGTTCTCTCTCCCTGAATCTGAGCTCACGGCATCACAAGCAGAGGGTCATTTGCCAGGCCTACAGTCAAGTACTGGCGGAGGGGGCTAACACGTTCTTCAAACTCAATGTGCTTT ACCCACCAGAGTTCAGCCCACAGCAGCCCGCGCAGGTCCAGGTGGTGGAGGATGACATGGCAACCATCCCACTGCTGGTCTCAGCTAACCCAGAGGAGGTCTCCTGCATGTGGCTGCGCCACAGGGAGAAGCTGGTCAAAG AGGGGAATCTGCGCTACGACTGGCCAGATGAGAATTCACTTGTGATCAAGAATGTGACGAGGAAAGATGCCGGAGTTTACAAAATCAAGTGTACAAATGACGAGGGTGTCAACCAAATCTCCATCATGCTGGACGTTCAGT ATGCTGCCAGTGTTAAGGCAGAGAAAGACCCCGTGGTCGTGAACCTGGGGGAAACAGCAGACCTGATATGTGTGGCAGATGCCAACCCCATTATATCTGGCATGTTCTCCTGGAAATGGCTG ggagaagaggaggtggagatggaacAGGAGACCCAGGAAGACAAATATGGCCTTCTGACGATCCATGATGTTACTCGGGCTCATGCTGGTTTTTACCAGTGCACAGCCAATAATGGCATAGCATCCCCTGCCACTGTAGATGTGCAGCTGGTGGTGCAAT TCAAACCAGAGCTTCAGAAAGGAACCCAGTGGAGGAAGGTAGCAAGTAGAGGGGATGGGACTTCTACAGCTGAGGTAGTGTGCCGGGCACAAGGCATTCCTCGTGTCGACTTCtcttgggaaaaaaaaggtttacgCATGGACTTTGCAAACCCCAG GTATGAGGAGTGGACCGTGAGGGAGGGCTCCTTCCACACCAGCACAGTCAGAGTTGTAAATGTGAGTGCAGCTCTGGACTACGCCATCTTCAGCTGCACTGCTCGCAACTCACTTGGGGAAGACACGCTAGACATCCAGCTCGTCAGCACAA ATCACCCAGATCCTCCTTCATTGTTTCGCCAACTCGCCGTCTCCCACGACTCAGTCACTCTGGATTGGGTCCCCGGCTTCAATGGTGGTCTGTGGCAAAGATTTCGTGTCAG ATACCGTTGGGATAAGTCAGCCAGTTTCCTGTACATGGACGTGTTTCCTCCCAGCGCAACAACTTTCACTGTCACTGGGCTGCAGCCAGTCACCACCTACAACCTCTCAGTCAATGCCCTCAATGCAATGGGAGAGAGCGTCTATGCTGACAACAATGCAGTACTGACCATCACCACCAAGG AGAGGCCAGACCTAGGGGAAGTCCTAACAGATGATGACTCAGTCTCACAGA GTCCAAGGGGACTGCCAGCCTATTTGACAGTCGTGTTCACAGTGGTGTTTGGAGTCCTGCTGGCATTTAATTCACTGGGTTGCTTCTTTGGATTGAGGTGGAAAAAGAGGCGAGGCCAGACAG gggggagaggagacagtGTGTTGGGTGGAAGGAAGAGTGAGCAGGGGGG GTCCAGTCAGTCAACTGTAAGCAACTCCAACACGTATGAGAGCAGAGAAAAGATCAACGCTGCAGCCCAGCGCACCCTCCTCGTCGACTCTGGATCCGAGACAGACAGCCATGTCTACGAGAGCTATGCAGCG GAAAGTTCCCGTTATTATTACCCCACCGGTGACTATGTTCCGCCTCTCAATCAAATCCCTGAGGAAACGCGTCAGCTCG GTGTCACCCACCTCCATGTGGACCCTCACAGCCATCTGTATGAAGACGTGAGAGACGGGCGTCCCTACCAGGACATCCTGGCTTCCCCTCTTCCATCCTCTTCGACCTTGTTTGACCACAGATTGCCTCATCAAGGGAACGAGTGGAGACTACCAACCTACCATCAG GCAGCGGAGAGAGTGAGGGATGTTCAACAACCGCGGAGAGATTCTGATCTTCCCTTTGAACTACGAGGCGAATTAGTCTAG